A genomic segment from Arcobacter acticola encodes:
- the pgl gene encoding 6-phosphogluconolactonase, whose product MKNNNEHFFLEQKELIDALSSKIIANLEEAILHKGSASLLVSGGSTPKPLFEKLSSFDIPWEKVKIALCDERWIDKNHKDSNEKLVRDSLLVNFAKKAQFVSMYQENINIEDAQELCSDIYKKELFPLDVLILGMGNDGHTASLFPNNIKLKESLETLNKICICMKPDTAPYERMSLTKTAILSASNIYLHFEGVEKRNVYKKVLEGANSNDMPISAILNQDKKKIEVYYK is encoded by the coding sequence AAAAATTATTGCAAATTTAGAAGAAGCAATACTACATAAAGGTAGTGCTTCTTTATTGGTTTCAGGAGGTAGTACTCCTAAACCTTTATTTGAAAAACTTAGTTCTTTTGATATTCCTTGGGAAAAAGTAAAAATTGCCCTTTGTGATGAAAGATGGATTGATAAAAATCATAAAGATTCAAATGAAAAACTTGTTCGAGATTCACTTTTAGTAAATTTTGCAAAAAAAGCACAATTTGTATCAATGTATCAAGAAAATATAAATATTGAAGATGCACAAGAGCTTTGTTCAGATATTTATAAAAAAGAGTTATTTCCTTTGGATGTACTAATTTTAGGTATGGGAAATGATGGACATACAGCTTCTTTATTTCCTAATAATATTAAATTAAAAGAATCATTAGAAACTCTCAATAAAATTTGTATTTGTATGAAACCAGATACAGCTCCTTATGAAAGAATGAGTCTAACTAAAACAGCAATATTAAGTGCTTCTAATATCTATTTGCACTTTGAAGGTGTTGAAAAACGAAATGTATATAAAAAAGTTCTTGAAGGTGCAAATAGCAATGACATGCCTATCTCTGCAATATTAAATCAAGATAAGAAAAAAATTGAGGTATATTACAAATGA